A part of Augochlora pura isolate Apur16 chromosome 1, APUR_v2.2.1, whole genome shotgun sequence genomic DNA contains:
- the LOC144472329 gene encoding uncharacterized protein LOC144472329 gives MPVIGCTKENNCRRLAYLRARMLEEEGQQKEKRESESKDGKLKEATVTETSSSQKADDSIKDFDSIQGADSIKVTDSKADISARTFLSQRYKLHDFPHLAPLESQRVYHKFASFERKISPGKCTSLGKRRLTA, from the exons ATGCCTGTCATTGGTTGCACAAAAGAGAATAACTGTCGAAGACTTGCGTATTTGAGAGCGAGGATGCTTGAGGAAGAAGGCCAACAAAAAG AGAAGCGTGAAAGTGAGTCGAAGGACGGGAAACTGAAAGAAGCCACAGTAACAGAGACCAGTTCATCGCAAAAGGCTGACGATTCTATTAAGGATTTCGATTCAATCCAAGGTGCCGATTCCATTAAGGTTACTGATTCCAAAGCTGACA TTTCAGCTAGAACGTTTCTTTCCCAGCGATACAAATTACACGATTTTCCACATCTGGCCCCATTAGAGTCACAACGTGTTTATCATAAATTTGCATCGTTCGAGCGGAAAATCTCCCCGGGGAAATGCACTAGTCTTGGAAAGCGTCGTCTAACTGCGTAA